The following are encoded together in the Nitrospirota bacterium genome:
- a CDS encoding methyltransferase domain-containing protein: MPDWDPVQYLQFKQERTQPSLDLVARIPLENPESIIDIGCGPGNSTRILRERWPHAEIIGIDKSEKMIERARADFPDQTWIIGDAASLETDRSFDLVFSNAVIHWIPDHESLLRRLFKLVNKRGILAIQAPANQESPLYKIIIKIARSARWCPSTSGREQLITYHNAEYYYNLLVSRTREIALWETTYHHILNSHQELIEWYRSTAMKPYLDSLRNDGERAHFEKEVLDECKAYYPLQSDGRILYPFKRLFFTARNSGNGKK, from the coding sequence GTGCCTGACTGGGACCCGGTACAATACCTGCAATTCAAACAGGAGAGAACACAGCCTTCCCTCGATCTGGTCGCGCGGATCCCCCTGGAAAATCCGGAATCCATTATCGACATTGGATGCGGCCCGGGCAACAGCACGAGAATCTTACGCGAACGATGGCCCCACGCCGAGATCATTGGCATCGACAAATCGGAAAAGATGATTGAGCGGGCCCGGGCGGACTTTCCGGACCAGACGTGGATCATCGGGGACGCAGCTAGCCTGGAGACGGACCGGAGCTTTGATCTTGTTTTTTCCAACGCGGTGATCCATTGGATTCCCGATCACGAGAGCCTGCTCCGTCGACTGTTCAAGCTGGTAAACAAGCGTGGCATATTGGCAATTCAGGCGCCGGCGAATCAAGAATCGCCCTTATACAAAATAATCATAAAAATTGCCCGGAGTGCCCGATGGTGCCCTTCCACGTCCGGGCGCGAGCAGCTGATAACCTATCACAACGCCGAATATTATTATAACCTGCTCGTTTCCCGCACAAGAGAGATCGCCCTCTGGGAAACAACGTATCATCATATTCTGAATTCTCATCAGGAACTGATCGAGTGGTACAGAAGCACGGCCATGAAGCCCTATCTCGACAGCCTGCGGAATGACGGCGAGCGGGCGCACTTCGAGAAGGAAGTCCTGGACGAATGCAAGGCATATTACCCCCTGCAGTCGGACGGCAGAATTCTCTATCCTTTTAAGAGGCTATTCTTTACAGCTCGGAACTCCGGAAACGGCAAGAAGTAG
- a CDS encoding 4Fe-4S binding protein, which yields MFREPTYIRPVRYAVQFAFFLLTLYIGYQFFLFVQHFETPGRPIVERPASVDAFLPIGGLMAFKYFILTGIIEPMHPAGFFLFVAVLGVSLVMKKGFCGWICPIGSLSQYAWMAGERIFGKNFRITGYTDISLRSLKYVLLGLFVVLIGIAMPANMMVLFFIADYYKVVDVRMMKFFTEMTTVTLWVLVALAGLSLLYKNFWCRYLCPYGALAGLLSRLSPVTVRRSEEKCAHCHACTKHCPAQIDVESKTVVRSAECFGCLTCVSRCKAEGALDLTFSVGKKVRVVKAWLFPVILIALFYLVVGIGMLTGNWQSKVPYEDYQRLIPEVQKEYANR from the coding sequence ATGTTCCGAGAACCTACCTATATCAGACCGGTCCGGTATGCGGTTCAATTTGCCTTTTTCCTGTTGACCCTGTACATCGGCTACCAGTTCTTCCTGTTCGTCCAGCATTTCGAAACGCCGGGCAGGCCCATTGTCGAACGTCCGGCGTCGGTCGACGCCTTCCTGCCCATCGGCGGGCTGATGGCGTTCAAGTATTTCATCCTGACCGGCATCATCGAACCCATGCACCCCGCGGGGTTCTTCCTCTTCGTTGCGGTTCTCGGCGTCTCCCTTGTCATGAAAAAGGGGTTCTGCGGCTGGATCTGCCCCATCGGCTCGCTTTCGCAGTATGCCTGGATGGCGGGGGAGCGGATCTTTGGAAAGAACTTCCGCATCACGGGCTATACCGACATCTCGCTCCGCTCGCTCAAATACGTCCTGCTCGGGCTGTTCGTGGTCCTGATCGGCATCGCCATGCCGGCCAACATGATGGTCCTGTTCTTCATCGCCGACTACTACAAGGTCGTGGACGTGCGGATGATGAAGTTCTTCACCGAGATGACGACCGTCACCCTGTGGGTCCTGGTCGCCCTCGCCGGGCTTTCGCTGTTGTACAAGAACTTCTGGTGCCGCTACCTCTGCCCCTACGGCGCGCTGGCCGGGCTGCTCAGCCGGCTGAGCCCCGTCACCGTCAGACGGAGCGAGGAAAAATGCGCCCACTGCCACGCCTGCACGAAGCACTGCCCCGCCCAGATCGATGTGGAGAGCAAGACCGTCGTGAGGTCCGCGGAGTGTTTCGGCTGCCTCACCTGCGTGAGCCGGTGCAAGGCGGAAGGGGCGCTCGACCTCACATTCAGCGTGGGCAAGAAGGTGCGCGTGGTGAAGGCCTGGCTCTTCCCGGTCATCCTGATCGCGCTGTTCTATCTCGTGGTCGGGATCGGGATGCTGACCGGCAACTGGCAATCCAAGGTCCCCTACGAAGACTACCAGCGGCTGATCCCGGAAGTGCAGAAAGAATACGCGAACCGGTAA